The genomic interval AGCTAATGAAAAAACAGCAGGATCTTGTTGCTTACCGTGATCAGGCTGCTCAGGCATTAGGCCAGGAAGAAGCAGTTAAAAACGAACAGCTTTATAAAAATATCAGGGCGTATATGGAAAAGTACAACAAAGAAAATGGCTACGAATATGTTTTAGGCTATTCTCTGGGTGGTGGAATTCTTTTTGCCAACCCATCTTTGGATGTAACTAAAAAGATCATTGACGGCTTGAATAAAGAACATGCAGGAACTGCAAAACCTGATACTACGAGCAAAAAATAATATTCAGTCAGAATTTATCAGCATTCTGATTCATTGCATATAGAACGAGGTCGCCAATTTGGTGCCTCGTTTTTTTTTGATTTAATGGCTACTATTACTTATCA from Dyadobacter sp. NIV53 carries:
- a CDS encoding OmpH family outer membrane protein: MTPEQARSTEAQLMKKQQDLVAYRDQAAQALGQEEAVKNEQLYKNIRAYMEKYNKENGYEYVLGYSLGGGILFANPSLDVTKKIIDGLNKEHAGTAKPDTTSKK